CCTACTACTTTTAAACAAACATTTGTTCGAAGTTTCTTCACATGGCTCAGAAGAATCCAATCAAGATTCTATGATAAATAATCCCGATGGTGTCATTGATGGAATGACAGTTTCCAATATTAACAAATCACAATTGGACAAATAAAAGAGAACACAATTATTTTAATGAATGATGTGAAGTTACTCTTAATGTTAAGGGCCTCTGTATTCCAGAGATCTAAAAAGACCTATACTTTTGGTAACTATGATACCAAGAGAAACAGAAACAGCATCGTCCTTTTATAGGTTATAAGCTAGAAATAATCATGTGTTGCCCACATTTAAACAGATAAGGGACTAGAAATCAAAAAACATTCCCATAGTAAAACAGATCGTAATGATTCAGTGAACAAGAAATAACCTTTCATAATAACTTGATCTCCCAGGAAACAAACAGCAGCATAGCATAAGCTGAACAGAAatttcaccaaccccagaatcAGCTATCTTTGAATTGAAATAGgtctcaataaaattattcgTCTCTTTACTTGATGTATTTAACCCAGAAAGAACACCCAAGTAACAATTATGCACGATGGGGTCCTTATCGTCACCATTTATCCTAACTGGAATGAATTTCCACATGCCATTAGAGCAAAATAATTCTTTGCCTTCGCTTTCTATATCATTTTTGTAGATTTGCACATGGTCACTGAACTTATTCGATGAGTCAATGTCGCCATGGGCATCATCATCCTCGGGTAAGGAAACCATTCTTCTTCTTGGTTTCCTTCTGCATTTATTCTTCTGCAAAAAATCAGACTCTCCCTCATGAAAATTTACAATATCATCATCAACCAAAGAATCGGTGATGCTATCACTTGATGCATGGATTGAAATCTCAAACTCTCTACCTTTGGAACCAGCATATTTTCCTCTAGCAAAAGGACCTAAAATGAGTGTTCCCTTTTGCTTCATAGGTGGATCTGTGTCATGGTCTATGTCACCAGGGTTGGAAACCACAGAGTAATCTTTTGCATTTCCACCATAAATATTATCATCAAAGGACTGATTGACCTGAATTATTTTTGTGTCAAACTCGGCAGAATCATCTTCGCTGCAGCTTGAGTTGCTATCAGAGGATGCCCCAGAGAAGGATTCAGCAGATAGCTGCAAAAGTTCCTCTTCTAAGTTCTGGCGTCGATGCAAAATATCTTCTTGGTAATGAGGGGGAGATGTCGGGCAAGCTGATGATGAACGGGATCTCATGATACTATTTATTCCATTTGAAGGGGAAATTAAATTTTCAGTACTGATGTTATCCTCTCCAGAAACAAGTGAATTAAAGCGAGAGTAAACAGCATCAGCAGATTCATCATTTAAAGATCTCAGCTCTTCCGGATTACCATTTAAATTGTTGGCAACAGAACCATCCCTTCCCTGGTGCATTAAGAACAACTTTGATGTTGTGTCACTATTTCTATCAAAATGCCGTCGGGAATTGACAACAGGTGATGTGTCTGCGAAGGAAGTTTCAGATTCTAGCATCATCGTGCTACTCTCATCCCCAGAAAGCTGAATAGTGTCAGAGATACATTTTGAGGTCTCACCAAGGTTCTTATCTTTCAACTTGCCATTTGCATGAATTTCTTTATTATTGCTTAAGATGTTACTCCTAAAATTGTTACCATCAACATTTCCAGATGTTTGATCCATCCATTCTTTAAATTCCTGCAACCATTGAATGGAATGTTCTTTCTTCCTCAGTTCAATTCTTTTCATCATATGTTCTATTTCAGCTTCATCATCTGAAATTGCATTTTCATCTTTGCTTTGAATCTCATTATCACATGACATGGAATCTGAATCAGAACTCACACGAATGAACTGTTTTTCACTCCCAATGCTCACAACTCGAGAGATACACTTCTGCAAATCATTAAAGAACATGCATGCTTAAGAAAGCAAAGAAATTAACTTTGCAAGATCAAATATGAAGGAAAATTTTTCTGGTGAGTTAAAggtttaatataaaaatgaaagaGAGCCAATTGCAATGATACGGATTCCTACTCGCTTTGCATTAATCCCCTCTGAATTAGCGTCGTCCTTGGCCGGTACATAAAATCCAAAGCTAGCAGGCTGCTTCATCCTGCTAGTGACTATAATTTGCCTCTTCCAAAACTCACTTGGGGATATTCTCTTATCATCCAGTTTAAGCTACAAAACATATGCAAATATAACAACACTTCAGTTCAATGTGAGCTCGGATTTATTATTGGCACATATATGCATCACAGAGGATCAGACATTCAACCCTTCAAGTGCCAATTACAACAATGGCTCAATCAATAGTGACTTACCTTGTGTGGAAGAGGAAAAAAGCTGAAAACTTGGGCTCGGAACCATCTGGCACAGCAAAGAGGATTTCCTTCTAACCACAAGTTCTGAAGAGATGGAAGGCCAGCAAGAATCTGCACCTCCCAGAAGTTTGAAATAACATTGTAGGAAAGGTCCAGCCCTTCAAGTGACCTCAAATTTTCAATTCCATGCAGCGTGGACAAAGCATTGTTCCGCAAATCAAGTTTAACGATTTGACAGGGGACCTACATGGAAGAACATTTGAAGTGGGTCCAAAACTTATAGCTTAACAGAAAGGGAAACCAAATATCTCTCAGTAACTACATAGAACATGAATCAGACAAAGGCTCCTTTCTTCACTTTTCTATTCTTTTCTTCTTCGTATTTGCACAATAAACTTTAGAATCGAGGCTCACTATAAACTGAAGCTTCTTATAGCAATTTAAGCAAGCAGTGAGGAAATATATTATGACTACCTGATAAATAGATAATGACAAAGGCCATTCATGTTAACTCGGGATTCTTTTTCAAGTGAGATCCACCCATGTGATTGTTATATGGAAACTTGTGATATGTAGCAAAAGATATGGCCTACTTGTGCCCTCTATTCGAATTGGTGTGCAATTAGCCAGAAAGACCATTCACGACTTGTATTTGGTCCAAAGCTACGGAGGAGTTGGGTCTGATGTGGTTGCTCCAAGATCAATGCACGAATTGTTTGTTTTAGATATTGGTCGTGATATTGGCAAGAGAGACCGTATTTTTTGGAGTGTGGCAATTCATTGTATATTTTTGGTCAATTTGGCTGGAGCGAAATAGTAGGATCTTCGACAATATAGCAAAGTCGGCTAAAGAATGTtgagaaaaaattaaatttagggcTTCAGTTTGGATTAGGAAACATTCAATATTTAACAATTTCTCCATTTAATAGTTAGATGGGGATTGGAGCTTCATATATTGTCGATACAATCAGCGTTTCAATTATCTTTTACGCACTTGCGGATATCTTGTCTGCCTCTTGTaactaattatattttataatccTAATATAATATCGTttcttatataaaaattaaataaataaagttctcaacaaagaagaagaaagaaagagaatGCTTATTCCTTTTTAAAAATCTACCAGATAGGATCAAATTTTTGTTCCTGAATGTTTTCAAAGTAAAGTTTCCTGTTCTCCAACTCCTAAAGTTGTAGGGTTGTCTAAGTATCAAGGATTAACCAACAGTATGTAGCCATTTCATCATCCCAATTTCTATAGGCCATCATTACACCACCATTTTGGCTGATAATTTGTCTCAGGCACCAGCTGTTTTTAACACCATCCcatcaaaatatatattcacAGGTTAAGTACCATAATTCCCCTCACGTATCTAAACCCAAGCTTTAAATTCTTTCTTTCTCCATAATCCACGAAGAAAAGGCATAAAATTACCCTCTGTTAGTTTTCTTTCTATGATTCACCAGTACCCATAGACTTCCTTGGAGGAAATTTGGTAGCTCCTGGTTTCTTTGAGAAAAATCACATCAACTGGTGGACACAGATATTAGAGTCTCGATTTGCTTATATGCATCTATCCAGCCTCATACAGTGCCAGAATGACATTTCTTGATTCATTTAACAAGCAAGGGACAGCTGAATGGAAGCACGTAGTCCTGAAGCCAAACTCAATTACAAAATCCCAAATCTTATTGCTTGTGAGTAACACATATAATAGTACACGAGAAAAAGAATTGGATTTAATTGACACAACTGCGATCTCTCTCATTTCTGCACACCTTTCATCAAGTTAATTAGCTTCATTGAATAATTATATCCAAAACTCTGCATTTGAAATATCTATGCATATGCAGCACAATAATGTGAACAATATTACtgaacaaaagaaaaaagaaaatcatTCAAGTCACCACTTACTAAAAGCATCTATTTCTCTGGAAATTTCGAAAAGTTACCTCACCAAATGATGAAATGCTTCTCAGGTTATTAAATCCCAGATCGAGGTGCTTCAGTTTGCTGCATTTGTAGAGATTATCCACCTTTGAAAATTTGTTCCTACTGAGATCCAGAGTCTCCACGACAGGAAGAAGCTGCAAAGCCTCGTCCATGAGAATCAAGCCATTACACGCACATGACACAAAACACAAGCGGTTCCACTGTGGCGAATCCTTAATCTCCACAATTCGAGTGGAGAACACATGCCGCAATGCATCCTAAGCCAGTTGTGATATGgaaaaggagaaaaaaaaaatcaatacctGCAGCAGGTCAAATACTTTAACCACGAAAACCTTATCATTATCATTCTTATAAAAGAAACCATCAACATAACATTCTAATAATTGTTCTCAAACCGTTGAACAACAAGACATCCTCCATTTTAGAGCATCACAGTTTCAGAATCACCCCCGACTCTCAAAACTCAGCCATTCTAATttctttcaaaaaataaaatataaaaaggcACTCACGGCAGACTTATGGCAAATCAGTTTCTCCAGCGTGAACCTCAGTTCAAGCAGCCCCTTCGCAGCCGACGTTGACAGATCGCATCCCCGGAGCTCCAAAACCTTAAGACATCCAAACGGTAACAGATAGAGCGGCGTAGGATCCCTGCCCGGTGACGGGAGCACTGAAACCACCTTCAACGAAGGCAACAACCTAAGAATTCTTCGTAACTGCTCAAGCGCGCGATGATCACCCAAATCAGAAACATACGCCCGCAGATAATCGACTGGAGCTCCAGAAATCAAACTCTCAAGCTCCTCCAACGCTTCTAGCCTGGATTGCACATACCTTAACCCCACGGGATTCAATTTCAAGACGAGAGTGCCTTCGATCAACCTCTCCGCCTGATTTTCAACAAATTTAACGAGCGACTCGAGGTACTGATCGCCGGTGACTATCGCCATGGTATAAAAATTAGGGCTAAGGATAAGGATGGAGACTGGCGGATTGGGGGGCGGAGACGAGGGGTTTTGGGGGAGCAGTAGAGGAGAGAAGTTCCATGATAGGCGGTGGTGTGTGAAATGAATTAGAATTGGTGCAATGATTGCTTTAGAGTTGAGTTGGTCGTTGTAAGTCGATGATTGGACACGTGGCGAAAGCCAGAAGGACACGTGGCGAAAGCCAGAAGATAATAACGACAAGTTATCATTTAgattaacatatatatatattatatatattaagaaATTTACAATGTTGATTTGGTTTTCTCGGTTTTTTGagatttcattttattttttaataatttttatgcttTCGACACATCAAAACTACTCAACGGTACgatgaaaaaattcaaaaataaaaaaaatatcgaactttaatattaaattttgataatgAATTACAAAAATCATAACGCCATGTTCGATTTTTTCAACGCAAAATCTTACAATGTAATTGttgtaaatattattatacaATATATTTGTCATACTAACAGCGAAAGTTACGTGAATTGTGTCAATAATTCCCTTTGTTATTAATGAGAATTTCTAGTTTCACAAAAGTGAAAGAAAATCAACATAAATCATCTTGTCATAACATTTGTGAAACTAAAGATACAAAGCAACAGTCAATAACCGATTTGTCGCCATTGCTTTTCTTGGTCGTATAGTAAGTCGTGCTTGATTTATACAGGTAAAGTAGCTCTTAAAATCTATCGCCAGGCACAGATTCTGCAGCATCATGAAGACTTTGCTCAAACTTgttatgcataaaaaaaatttggtcaTTTTTCAAGGCTGTTTTTCCAAATTTATCATGAGTGATACCCCGGGGGATGAGCCCATCCAAATCGAGCTCACACCGGATCATGGGCCCCGGCCGATCCCTAACCAACGTAGAAGGCCCATGACATGCCCATGTATTctcttataaataccaggtttgagtgtccAACTCAAGGagattcactatattatttttcagtagCACCATTAACTGTTCTCCCCTTATATCCTCAGTTTCTGACTTGACCgccggaggggctacgccgagACTGTTGGGGATAGTGCCCTTAAAGAATTGaaataagatattttttttattaataaaagcGACATTTATGATTgaacatgtttgcatgaaaatgtttttgtcATGAATATCGTAGCAAAATCCCTAGTTTATTGGATgtaatcataattttattatatataagaGTTATATGGATCTTTAATTAAAGCATCAATAATGCAGCCCGTGAACATTACGAATGTGATCATCTTATCTGGATCGTCGATGTTGGGACATCTAGATGGGGGCATTTATATATAATGTGTTTATGTACAACTTGGACcgatttaattagtcatttcaTAATAAATTCCGTTGTTACTatgaaattcaaattaaatcataaagatGATCATATATAGACAAATCTTAATCCTGAAGTGATTATAAACtcatattcatttcaatatGATTCTTAATTTGCTTGTTTAATGTTTGCGATTACTCATTCTTAATACTTGCATTTTAgatttatatttgaaatgaaTGGTTGTGAATATGAATTTACAGATATGAAATCCATTCCTTCTCGCAAGAAGTAGAAAGATTATTCCCTCATTTGTTAATTCTGGAACTGAGTGATGGCCCCAACTAATTTATAATCAAGTTATAAACTGAACCACTCACTAGTGAATTAGTGGTAAATGAGGGTAAGAAGTAATTGAAGAGGTAAACGGAAAATTCCTAGCTTCAATTACGAATTGTCTATGGAATATTAATCCATATGTAATGATTATATCAATGAACTACTCGATTTTGTAgagtaaaatatttcataatgAAGAAGAGTGCAATTCCATATTTTTAGTGGAGTAATTAgggaattaataaattagataaattaattaaagagtttaattatttatccaaTTTATTGGAGGTTCTAATTATGAGTCCATGGTTCAATACGCCTTTCCAAATTAATGACGAGctagaaatataatttaaaaatctcATGGAAAATTGTTTACATAACTTCAAATGCTTggagaaaaatataattaattatgatatattaattatattaaaatataataatgagataattatagatttggattattatgataatattcaAAAGATGTTGATAATATCTTTAATTTATTGTGAATAAAATTTAGATATTATTTGCTATCTGAAAATAAGTTAGAATaagattctaatttattttgataagaTCCTATAAATCATATTTAATATCTTTAATTTATTGTGAATAAAATTTAGATATCATTTAACATCTAAATCAGTTTGAAtaaaattctaatttatttttataagatTTTAGAATCTTATgacttttaaaaatagttttaaaaggtataaaatataatattcaaacCAAATCAAATATTGACACTATCCTAGATGATATGGTTGGTTTTTGGAGTCCCAATTGGAATTAGATTTGGACTCTTggttttgaattaatataaatagGATCCTAGGCGGTTTCTTGAAAAAACAACTTTTTCTCTACCTTTTCATGAGTTAAAAATAAAGtagagaaaaaataaaaatttgatctCTAGCATTTGCGTTTTTTGAGTGCCCACACATTCCCGTCGATAGGAAGGATCGTATTAGAAGACTGTGGTTTCTACGCATATTTGATTTACAAAAAGGAGAAAAAACTACAAGAGGGTTAGTCTTCTAgtaaatagttttgtttaaattcaTCAGTAATTTATATTCATATGTtcgattataatttatgaaattatgtaaTCGCTTACGATGTGTTTCGATTTGatcgaaaataaattttatagttaGCTTTTCTTCAGAGACTATatataaattccaacaaatggtatcagagctcgtAACTGTTTTTcatatgaatataaattaaatgaatttaaattttttgagaGCGAGATTGATTATTGAAATTCGTATACTTATTGTGTAAATTTGGTTTGATTGTTAAATTTGCATTAccgtaattatttatttattaaaaaaaatcaaaaccaaaTCTTTTTGAAGTTGATCATGTAATACTCAATAAAGAAGAAAGGGGATGATGTTCACCTTCAATTGGGCTAGGTTATTACTTGGCCCAACTAATTTTGGGTTGAGCCgagcatatttttaaaaaaaaatttgttttatggGTTTGTTTTGACAAGTtcaattatattttgttttgttcAGTCCAATTTAtcttaattcataaaaaaaatcgatTTCTTAGTTTATTGAGtgtaaaatattgattttacaATTAGttgttttataaaattaatttgaaattgaataaAATTAGAATGCGATTATAAGGACACGATAGAAAATCATGAATTTTAATAATAACTTACTCTTATTTTTATTTGCCGCATATCTTGTTTTAAATGAGATTAAATTGttattatgtttattatgtgatAATTTGCATATATTTATATTAGAGGTCGATAAATTAATCTGACACaatgtttaagtttaatttACTTGTCTTGTCTTGTATCATGTTTAAATTGTAtttaaatattatgatattcaTCATGTTGCACATATCATTTAAGAGAGACCAATAAGATtggacttttaataattaaatcataatatgctttaattaaaataaatagttaaaaGTTTGAgaaactttaattattatataataatgagTGGGAGAAGAATATATGACAATAAATCCTACGGCTTCCATTATTGACAAAAGCAACGTGAAGTTTAAATGGCGCCTGGTGACGCATAGGACGTCCTCCCTAAGGAAGATTTTcatttaaatcaaaactcaagGCTTAGTTTCCGAAAGGATAAGTTATCTTAGTATGATTCATAATTTACCTACTATAAGGAGACAATTATGGATTGTATTTAAAATCCAAAATAGTGGGTCACACTCATAAGGATgcaattaaatagtttaaattaaaaaggtaattaataataaaaatgaagATATAAGATATcttagtgttttatttattaatagaGATAGTCTCGATTTAATCATCATTTAATTCTTCTGAACATAAGGCAACTTATTAAATGTAAGATTACATTTCCTTGGAATTGGTGGAATAAATAATAATGTGTCATGCATCATATTTATGATTCCTAAATTGATTAGTTGACTGtgatatttgttcaatttatTAAATGTCGTTTTATACATTAATTTCAGCAATCATGTCTACTGGTCATGTTCTTGCTTTACTTAATGAAAAGTTGACTGGTGAAAACTTTTTGAAATGGAAGAGTAACATTAACATTGCCCTCGTCTGTGAGAACCTCAAATTTGTCTTAATGGAGGAGTGTCCTCCCGAGCCCCTTTGAATGCTTCTCGTAGTGTACGAGAAATATATGATCGATGGATCGCAGCAAACAATAAAGCCAAGGGCTACATGTTAGCCGGAATGAAAGATGTGCTTAGACTTAAGCACGAGAATGTAGAGAATGCTTATGAGATAATGGATTCTCTGCAAGCTATGTTTGGTCAGCAATCTAGTCAATCTAAGCATGAAGCCATTAAGAATGCCATGAATGCTAAGATGAAGAAAGACCAATCAGTTGGAGCGCATGTTTTGAACATGGTTAACTACTTCACTGAGGCTGAGACTCATGGTGCGGCCATAGATGATGGTACACAAGTGAGCATGATTTTGGAATCATTGCCTCCGACTTTCCTGCAATTCAAGAGCAACTATGTCATGAACAAGCTTGATTATAACATGACACAATTGCTCAACGAGTTGCAAACCTTTGAGGCCATTTCCATTGGAAAAGTTCAAGAAGGTGAGGCAAATGTTGTCAAGGCTAAGTCACTTTCCTCCAAAGCTAGTTTGAAAAGAAAGAATAAGGGGAAATGAAAGGGAGCTCCTAAAAAGCAAAAGAATTGGAATGGTTCCAATGACAAAAAGAAGGGTGACACTGCAAAGCCCAAAGGAAAATGTTTTCACTGTGGGATTGATGGTCATTGGAAGAGAAACTGCCCCAAGTATCTCGCTGAcctaaaaaagaagaagaaaggtAAGTATCACTTACTTGTTCTAGAATCTTGTTTAGTAACCATTGATTCTTCTATATGGATAGTTGATTCGGGCGCTACTAATCATGTTTGTACTTCTTTGCAGCTACTTAGTTCATATGAAGAGCTTGCTGATGGGTCCTTCACGGTGAGAGTTGGCAATGGTGCAGTAGTTTCGGCAAGAGCAGCGAGAGTTAATAAACTTAGATTTAATGATAGACATTTGGTTTTGAACAATGTTTATTTTATTCCTAGTTTTCGTAGAAATTTGATTTCTATTTCAAAGTTGCGAACAATTTTATTCGCTTTCTTTTGATAATAATGAGATTGTTATTTTGAGAAATGGTCGTATGATTTGTACTGCTTCAATCGAAAATGGGCTATATATTCTAAGACCAAACGAACAACCACTGCTTAATGTCGAAATGTTTAAAATAGAACAtcccaaacctaaaaagcaaaaGGTTTCTCATGAAGATAAAACATATCTGTGGCACCTAAGGTTAGGGCATATTTCCTTAGAAATATTAAATAGACTAGTAAAGGATGGTCCTTTAAGAGAACTAATTGTTGGCACTCTTCCTGTTTGTAAATCTTGTTTAGAAAGAAAAATAACTAAGAGACCTTTCTCCGCAAAAGGCAATAGGGCCAAGGAACCACTAGAGCTTATACATAGTGATGTATGTGGTCCTATGACTACACAAGCTAGAGGTGGATATGAGTACTTCGTCACTTTTATTGATGATTACTAAAGGTATGGATATATTTATCTCATGCATAGAAAATCCGAGacttttgaaaagttcaaagaatttcaTGCGGAAGCCGAAAGGAAACTAGGTAAATCTTTAAAATGTTTTCGATCAGATCGAGTTGGCGAGTATCTTGATACTGAGTTCAAAGATTATTTGCTAGAGCATGGTGTTTTATACCAACTCACTGCACCTGGTacccctcagcaaaatggtgttgctgaaaggagaaatcgcACTTTGCTTGATATGGTGAGATCTATGATGAGCTATTCTTCACTGCCAATCTCGTTTTGGGGTTATGCAATAGAGATAGCCACTTACATTTTGAATGCAATGCCATCGAAGTCAATCCATAAAACACCTCTAGAGTTGTGGAATGGGAAAAAACCTAGTTTATCTCATTTTCGCATATGGGGATGCCCAACACATGTGTTGGAAGGAAAGACTGGAAAATTGCATTCACGTTCAAAAGTGTGTTTGTTCGTGGGATATGCCAAGGGAACGAGAGGAGGTTGGTTTTATGATCCTCAAGATAAAAAGGCAATTGTATCGACAAATGCCATCTTTCTTGAAGATGATTATACGACTAACTTCAAGCCTCAAAGTAAGATTGTACTCGAGGAGTTACTCAATGATGAGATCATTCAACCTCCAACTAAATTTGTTAAGTAAACCATTAATGATACCACTGAACCAAGTCAAGATATCACGCCACCTCGACGTAGTGGGAGGGTAATAAGACCACCCCTCTGCTATCGTCAAGATGAAGAGGCGAATGTTGCTGTCACCGATGGGGTGAAAGATGATTCATTGTCATTTCAACATGCAATGGAAGATCCCGACAAAGAAAGGTGGCTTGAAGCTATGAACCAAGAAATGTAGTCGATATACTCTAATTCTGTCTGGATTCTTGTAGATTCACCTGAAGAGGTTAGACCTATTGGGTGTAAATGGATCTATAAGAGAAAGAGAGGTGTAGATGGGAAAGTAGAGACTTTCAAAGCAAGATTGATTGCAAAGGGTTATACCCAAAAGGAGGGAGTCGATTATGAAGAGACTTTCTCGCCAGTAGCCATGCTTAAATCTATTCGCATCTTACTTTCAATTGCTTCTCATtttgactatgagatatggcagatggatgtcaagacggCCTTTCTGAACGGTCATCTAGACGAGGAAATCTACATGAAGCAACCAGAGGGTTTTATAGTCCAAGGCCAAGAGCAGAAGGTTTGCAAATTGCTTAGATCAATTTATGGACTAAAGCAAGCGTCGAGATCATGGAACCATAGATTTGATGAAACAATCAAATCTTATGGCTTTGATCAAAGTGTTGATGAGCCTTGTGTATACAAGCACATCAAAGATGGAAGAGTGGTATTCATAGTGCTTTACGTAGATGACATTCTGCTTATTGGTAATAATGTGGAAAAATTGTCTATAGTAAAGGGTTGGCTTGCCAAGCAATTCCAAATGAAAGATTTGGGAGAATCAAATTAAGTTCTTGGAATTCGAATTGTTTGAGATCGTAAGAACAAGTTGTTGGCATTGTCTCAAGCTACTTATATTGATAAGATGCTATTGCGTTATAGAATGCAAGAATTCAAGAAAGGTTATCTACCAACCCGACATGGAATCGTCCTCTCTAAGGAGCAGTGTCCTAAGACACCGCAAGAAGTTGAGGACATGAGACGCATTCCCTATGCCTCTGCAGTAGGGAGCCTTATGTGCGCAATGATGTTCACTAGGCCGGACATATGTTATGCTGTGGAGATAGTCAGCCGTTTTCAGTCAAATCCTGGTTTGGATCATTGGATAGTGGTTAAAAACATTCTTAAGT
The sequence above is a segment of the Primulina tabacum isolate GXHZ01 chromosome 6, ASM2559414v2, whole genome shotgun sequence genome. Coding sequences within it:
- the LOC142549363 gene encoding uncharacterized protein LOC142549363 isoform X3, translated to MAIVTGDQYLESLVKFVENQAERLIEGTLVLKLNPVGLRYVQSRLEALEELESLISGAPVDYLRAYVSDLGDHRALEQLRRILRLLPSLKVVSVLPSPGRDPTPLYLLPFGCLKVLELRGCDLSTSAAKGLLELRFTLEKLICHKSADALRHVFSTRIVEIKDSPQWNRLCFVSCACNGLILMDEALQLLPVVETLDLSRNKFSKVDNLYKCSKLKHLDLGFNNLRSISSFGEVPCQIVKLDLRNNALSTLHGIENLRSLEGLDLSYNVISNFWEVQILAGLPSLQNLWLEGNPLCCARWFRAQVFSFFPLPHKLKLDDKRISPSEFWKRQIIVTSRMKQPASFGFYVPAKDDANSEGINAKRKCISRVVSIGSEKQFIRVSSDSDSMSCDNEIQSKDENAISDDEAEIEHMMKRIELRKKEHSIQWLQEFKEWMDQTSGNVDGNNFRSNILSNNKEIHANGKLKDKNLGETSKCISDTIQLSGDESSTMMLESETSFADTSPVVNSRRHFDRNSDTTSKLFLMHQGRDGSVANNLNGNPEELRSLNDESADAVYSRFNSLVSGEDNISTENLISPSNGINSIMRSRSSSACPTSPPHYQEDILHRRQNLEEELLQLSAESFSGASSDSNSSCSEDDSAEFDTKIIQVNQSFDDNIYGGNAKDYSVVSNPGDIDHDTDPPMKQKGTLILGPFARGKYAGSKGREFEISIHASSDSITDSLVDDDIVNFHEGESDFLQKNKCRRKPRRRMVSLPEDDDAHGDIDSSNKFSDHVQIYKNDIESEGKELFCSNGMWKFIPVRINGDDKDPIVHNCYLGVLSGLNTSSKETNNFIETYFNSKIADSGVGEISVQLMLCCCLFPGRSSYYERDVAVLRSSERKLYILLVVGACEGPGDTSLEIVGCHSVGDVREVFVGLGLQVVR